A single region of the Syngnathus acus chromosome 6, fSynAcu1.2, whole genome shotgun sequence genome encodes:
- the hacd3 gene encoding very-long-chain (3R)-3-hydroxyacyl-CoA dehydratase isoform X4, whose product MMALTPLVYWAQRHEEIYLRVELTDAQNIDAHVHENILHFQALGHGARGQNLYEFSMEFLLPVESQVAFKSTQRQVNITVMKKQRGWWERLTKQERKPLFLAPDFDRWLDESDAEMEIREKEERRNKWKASRHNEKGFINLTTGFLFTYNLVQFLGFSWIFVNMTIRLLKFGEDSVYDTFHTISGVMFFCQILAAVEVLNAAFGLVRTGVIPTLIQVLGRNFVLFIIFGCLEEMQNKPVVFFVFYLWSAIEIFRNVMRLCFRYPFYMLGCFNTEWKILTWLRYSLWMPLYPLGALAEAVAIVQSVPIFDKSSLFSIPLPKAIGTSLRFAYFLRAYLVLMFLGLFVNFRHLYKQRQKRFRTKKKAH is encoded by the exons ATGATGGCATTGACACCTCTTGTTTACTGGGCTCAACGCCACGAAGAAATCTACCTCCGCGTGGAACTGACTGACGCTCAG AATATTGACGCCCATGTGCATGAAAACATCCTTCACTTTCAAG CTCTTGGCCACGGTGCGAGGGGTCAAAACCTGTACGAATTCAGCATGGAGTTTCTTTTACCTGTAGAATCACAG GTAGCTTTCAAGTCCACTCAACGGCAGGTGAACATCACTGTGATGAAAAAGCAGCGAGGCTGGTGGGAAAGGTTGACCAAGCAGGAACGCAAGCCACTTTTCTTGGCTCCCGACTTCGACCGCTGGCTTGACGAGTCGGACGCCGAGATGGAAATCAGGGAGAAG GAGGAGAGAAGAAACAAGTGGAAAGCTTCACGGCACAACGAAAAAG GGTTCATCAATCTGACAACAGGATTTTTGTTTACCTACAACTTGGTGCAGTTTCTTGGCTTTTCCTGGATCTTTGTCAACATGACCATTCGCCTCCTTAAATTTGGTGAAG ATTCCGTCTACGACACATTTCACACCATATCTGGAGTCATGTTCTTCTGCCAAATTTTGGCAGCCGTCGAGGTCCTCAACGCCGCTTTTGGGCTGGTCAGAACGGGTGTGATCCCGACTCTTATACAG GTTTTGGGAAGGAATTTTGTCCTCTTTATCATATTTGGTTGCTTGGAAGAAATGCAGAATAAGCCGGTGGTATTCTTTGTTTTCTACCTGTGGAGTGCCATTGAAATATTCAG GAATgta ATGAGGCTTTGCTTCAGGTATCCATTCTACATGCTGGGATGCTTCAACACTGAGTGGAAAATCCTGACGTGGTTGCGATATTCCCTCTGGATGCCCCTTTACCCGTTAGGCGCTCTCGCTGAGG CTGTGGCTATCGTACAGTCCGTTCCCATCTTTGACAAAAGCAGCTTGTTCAGCATTCCGCTGCCAAAAGCCATCGGCACATCCCTGAGGTTCGCCTACTTTCTGCGTGCGTACCTCGTGCTCATGTTTCTAG GACTTTTTGTGAACTTCCGTCATCTGTACAAGCAAAGGCAGAAGCGGTTCCGCACCAAGAAGAAGGCTCATTAA
- the ppcdc gene encoding phosphopantothenoylcysteine decarboxylase isoform X2 has product MQTDQDDSRPPSDLVKTSGAFCVLVGVTGSVAALKLPVLVSELLHLPGVDVRVVTTEHAQHFYNPEEVSVKVYCDKDEWEMWSQRSDPVLHIELRRWADLLVIAPLDANTLGKIASGICDNLLTCVVRAWDSSRPLLFCPAMNTAMWQHPITAQQVDRLKEFGYVEIPCIAKKLVCGDKGVCVSGQVKGSNAGLDGKWQVTS; this is encoded by the exons ATGCAGACGGATCAAGATGATTCTCGTCCTCCGAGCGACTTGGTGAAAACCTCCGGGGctttttgtgtgcttgtggGAGTGACTGGGAGCGTAGCTGCTCTCAAACTTCCTGTTTTGGTCTCTGAGCTTCTCCATCTCCCTGGG gtGGATGTAAGAGTGGTCACAACTGAGCATGCCCAGCACTTTTATAACCCCGAAGAGGTGTCAGTCAAAGTTTACTGTGACAAAGATGAATGGGAG aTGTGGAGTCAGAGATCTGACCCAGTGCTTCACATTGAGCTCAGACGCTGGGCAGACCTTCTCGTCATCGCCCCCTTAGACGCAAACACGCTCGGGAAGATCGCGAGTGGCATTTGTGACAACCTCCTG ACGTGCGTGGTGAGAGCCTGGGATAGCAGTCGCCCTCTCCTCTTCTGCCCTGCGATGAACACTGCGATGTGGCAGCATCCCATCACAGCCCAGCAAGTCGACAGGCTGAAAGAATTTGGCTATGTGGAAATCCCTTGCATTGCAAAGAAGCTGGTGTGTGGAGacaaaggtgtgtgtgtgt CGGGACAGGTGAAGGGTTCAAATGCAGGGTTGGATGGAAAGTGGCAGGTGACATCTTGA
- the hacd3 gene encoding very-long-chain (3R)-3-hydroxyacyl-CoA dehydratase isoform X1 → MMALTPLVYWAQRHEEIYLRVELTDAQNIDAHVHENILHFQALGHGARGQNLYEFSMEFLLPVESQVAFKSTQRQVNITVMKKQRGWWERLTKQERKPLFLAPDFDRWLDESDAEMEIREKEERRNKWKASRHNEKGKCGEKFLHLLVAEVSPLRIVSAAVCVSGFINLTTGFLFTYNLVQFLGFSWIFVNMTIRLLKFGEDSVYDTFHTISGVMFFCQILAAVEVLNAAFGLVRTGVIPTLIQVLGRNFVLFIIFGCLEEMQNKPVVFFVFYLWSAIEIFRNVMRLCFRYPFYMLGCFNTEWKILTWLRYSLWMPLYPLGALAEAVAIVQSVPIFDKSSLFSIPLPKAIGTSLRFAYFLRAYLVLMFLGLFVNFRHLYKQRQKRFRTKKKAH, encoded by the exons ATGATGGCATTGACACCTCTTGTTTACTGGGCTCAACGCCACGAAGAAATCTACCTCCGCGTGGAACTGACTGACGCTCAG AATATTGACGCCCATGTGCATGAAAACATCCTTCACTTTCAAG CTCTTGGCCACGGTGCGAGGGGTCAAAACCTGTACGAATTCAGCATGGAGTTTCTTTTACCTGTAGAATCACAG GTAGCTTTCAAGTCCACTCAACGGCAGGTGAACATCACTGTGATGAAAAAGCAGCGAGGCTGGTGGGAAAGGTTGACCAAGCAGGAACGCAAGCCACTTTTCTTGGCTCCCGACTTCGACCGCTGGCTTGACGAGTCGGACGCCGAGATGGAAATCAGGGAGAAG GAGGAGAGAAGAAACAAGTGGAAAGCTTCACGGCACAACGAAAAAGGCAAGTGTGGAGAGAAGTTTCTCCATCTGCTAGTGGCTGAAGTTTCACCATTGCGAATAGTCTCTGCTGCTGTTTGTGTTTCAGGGTTCATCAATCTGACAACAGGATTTTTGTTTACCTACAACTTGGTGCAGTTTCTTGGCTTTTCCTGGATCTTTGTCAACATGACCATTCGCCTCCTTAAATTTGGTGAAG ATTCCGTCTACGACACATTTCACACCATATCTGGAGTCATGTTCTTCTGCCAAATTTTGGCAGCCGTCGAGGTCCTCAACGCCGCTTTTGGGCTGGTCAGAACGGGTGTGATCCCGACTCTTATACAG GTTTTGGGAAGGAATTTTGTCCTCTTTATCATATTTGGTTGCTTGGAAGAAATGCAGAATAAGCCGGTGGTATTCTTTGTTTTCTACCTGTGGAGTGCCATTGAAATATTCAG GAATgta ATGAGGCTTTGCTTCAGGTATCCATTCTACATGCTGGGATGCTTCAACACTGAGTGGAAAATCCTGACGTGGTTGCGATATTCCCTCTGGATGCCCCTTTACCCGTTAGGCGCTCTCGCTGAGG CTGTGGCTATCGTACAGTCCGTTCCCATCTTTGACAAAAGCAGCTTGTTCAGCATTCCGCTGCCAAAAGCCATCGGCACATCCCTGAGGTTCGCCTACTTTCTGCGTGCGTACCTCGTGCTCATGTTTCTAG GACTTTTTGTGAACTTCCGTCATCTGTACAAGCAAAGGCAGAAGCGGTTCCGCACCAAGAAGAAGGCTCATTAA
- the hacd3 gene encoding very-long-chain (3R)-3-hydroxyacyl-CoA dehydratase isoform X6 produces the protein MMALTPLVYWAQRHEEIYLRVELTDAQNIDAHVHENILHFQALGHGARGQNLYEFSMEFLLPVESQVAFKSTQRQVNITVMKKQRGWWERLTKQERKPLFLAPDFDRWLDESDAEMEIREKEERRNKWKASRHNEKGFINLTTGFLFTYNLVQFLGFSWIFVNMTIRLLKFGEDSVYDTFHTISGVMFFCQILAAVEVLNAAFGLVRTGVIPTLIQVLGRNFVLFIIFGCLEEMQNKPVVFFVFYLWSAIEIFRYPFYMLGCFNTEWKILTWLRYSLWMPLYPLGALAEAVAIVQSVPIFDKSSLFSIPLPKAIGTSLRFAYFLRAYLVLMFLGLFVNFRHLYKQRQKRFRTKKKAH, from the exons ATGATGGCATTGACACCTCTTGTTTACTGGGCTCAACGCCACGAAGAAATCTACCTCCGCGTGGAACTGACTGACGCTCAG AATATTGACGCCCATGTGCATGAAAACATCCTTCACTTTCAAG CTCTTGGCCACGGTGCGAGGGGTCAAAACCTGTACGAATTCAGCATGGAGTTTCTTTTACCTGTAGAATCACAG GTAGCTTTCAAGTCCACTCAACGGCAGGTGAACATCACTGTGATGAAAAAGCAGCGAGGCTGGTGGGAAAGGTTGACCAAGCAGGAACGCAAGCCACTTTTCTTGGCTCCCGACTTCGACCGCTGGCTTGACGAGTCGGACGCCGAGATGGAAATCAGGGAGAAG GAGGAGAGAAGAAACAAGTGGAAAGCTTCACGGCACAACGAAAAAG GGTTCATCAATCTGACAACAGGATTTTTGTTTACCTACAACTTGGTGCAGTTTCTTGGCTTTTCCTGGATCTTTGTCAACATGACCATTCGCCTCCTTAAATTTGGTGAAG ATTCCGTCTACGACACATTTCACACCATATCTGGAGTCATGTTCTTCTGCCAAATTTTGGCAGCCGTCGAGGTCCTCAACGCCGCTTTTGGGCTGGTCAGAACGGGTGTGATCCCGACTCTTATACAG GTTTTGGGAAGGAATTTTGTCCTCTTTATCATATTTGGTTGCTTGGAAGAAATGCAGAATAAGCCGGTGGTATTCTTTGTTTTCTACCTGTGGAGTGCCATTGAAATATTCAG GTATCCATTCTACATGCTGGGATGCTTCAACACTGAGTGGAAAATCCTGACGTGGTTGCGATATTCCCTCTGGATGCCCCTTTACCCGTTAGGCGCTCTCGCTGAGG CTGTGGCTATCGTACAGTCCGTTCCCATCTTTGACAAAAGCAGCTTGTTCAGCATTCCGCTGCCAAAAGCCATCGGCACATCCCTGAGGTTCGCCTACTTTCTGCGTGCGTACCTCGTGCTCATGTTTCTAG GACTTTTTGTGAACTTCCGTCATCTGTACAAGCAAAGGCAGAAGCGGTTCCGCACCAAGAAGAAGGCTCATTAA
- the ppcdc gene encoding phosphopantothenoylcysteine decarboxylase isoform X1 translates to MQTDQDDSRPPSDLVKTSGAFCVLVGVTGSVAALKLPVLVSELLHLPGVDVRVVTTEHAQHFYNPEEVSVKVYCDKDEWEMWSQRSDPVLHIELRRWADLLVIAPLDANTLGKIASGICDNLLTCVVRAWDSSRPLLFCPAMNTAMWQHPITAQQVDRLKEFGYVEIPCIAKKLVCGDKGKGAMAEVSTIISVIKQYIQPTSEPSPQT, encoded by the exons ATGCAGACGGATCAAGATGATTCTCGTCCTCCGAGCGACTTGGTGAAAACCTCCGGGGctttttgtgtgcttgtggGAGTGACTGGGAGCGTAGCTGCTCTCAAACTTCCTGTTTTGGTCTCTGAGCTTCTCCATCTCCCTGGG gtGGATGTAAGAGTGGTCACAACTGAGCATGCCCAGCACTTTTATAACCCCGAAGAGGTGTCAGTCAAAGTTTACTGTGACAAAGATGAATGGGAG aTGTGGAGTCAGAGATCTGACCCAGTGCTTCACATTGAGCTCAGACGCTGGGCAGACCTTCTCGTCATCGCCCCCTTAGACGCAAACACGCTCGGGAAGATCGCGAGTGGCATTTGTGACAACCTCCTG ACGTGCGTGGTGAGAGCCTGGGATAGCAGTCGCCCTCTCCTCTTCTGCCCTGCGATGAACACTGCGATGTGGCAGCATCCCATCACAGCCCAGCAAGTCGACAGGCTGAAAGAATTTGGCTATGTGGAAATCCCTTGCATTGCAAAGAAGCTGGTGTGTGGAGacaaag GCAAAGGCGCCATGGCGGAGGTGTCGACCATCATCAGCGTTATCAAGCAGTACATTCAGCCGACCAGTGAGCCATCTCCCCAAACATGA
- the hacd3 gene encoding very-long-chain (3R)-3-hydroxyacyl-CoA dehydratase isoform X2, protein MMALTPLVYWAQRHEEIYLRVELTDAQNIDAHVHENILHFQALGHGARGQNLYEFSMEFLLPVESQVAFKSTQRQVNITVMKKQRGWWERLTKQERKPLFLAPDFDRWLDESDAEMEIREKERRNKWKASRHNEKGKCGEKFLHLLVAEVSPLRIVSAAVCVSGFINLTTGFLFTYNLVQFLGFSWIFVNMTIRLLKFGEDSVYDTFHTISGVMFFCQILAAVEVLNAAFGLVRTGVIPTLIQVLGRNFVLFIIFGCLEEMQNKPVVFFVFYLWSAIEIFRNVMRLCFRYPFYMLGCFNTEWKILTWLRYSLWMPLYPLGALAEAVAIVQSVPIFDKSSLFSIPLPKAIGTSLRFAYFLRAYLVLMFLGLFVNFRHLYKQRQKRFRTKKKAH, encoded by the exons ATGATGGCATTGACACCTCTTGTTTACTGGGCTCAACGCCACGAAGAAATCTACCTCCGCGTGGAACTGACTGACGCTCAG AATATTGACGCCCATGTGCATGAAAACATCCTTCACTTTCAAG CTCTTGGCCACGGTGCGAGGGGTCAAAACCTGTACGAATTCAGCATGGAGTTTCTTTTACCTGTAGAATCACAG GTAGCTTTCAAGTCCACTCAACGGCAGGTGAACATCACTGTGATGAAAAAGCAGCGAGGCTGGTGGGAAAGGTTGACCAAGCAGGAACGCAAGCCACTTTTCTTGGCTCCCGACTTCGACCGCTGGCTTGACGAGTCGGACGCCGAGATGGAAATCAGGGAGAAG GAGAGAAGAAACAAGTGGAAAGCTTCACGGCACAACGAAAAAGGCAAGTGTGGAGAGAAGTTTCTCCATCTGCTAGTGGCTGAAGTTTCACCATTGCGAATAGTCTCTGCTGCTGTTTGTGTTTCAGGGTTCATCAATCTGACAACAGGATTTTTGTTTACCTACAACTTGGTGCAGTTTCTTGGCTTTTCCTGGATCTTTGTCAACATGACCATTCGCCTCCTTAAATTTGGTGAAG ATTCCGTCTACGACACATTTCACACCATATCTGGAGTCATGTTCTTCTGCCAAATTTTGGCAGCCGTCGAGGTCCTCAACGCCGCTTTTGGGCTGGTCAGAACGGGTGTGATCCCGACTCTTATACAG GTTTTGGGAAGGAATTTTGTCCTCTTTATCATATTTGGTTGCTTGGAAGAAATGCAGAATAAGCCGGTGGTATTCTTTGTTTTCTACCTGTGGAGTGCCATTGAAATATTCAG GAATgta ATGAGGCTTTGCTTCAGGTATCCATTCTACATGCTGGGATGCTTCAACACTGAGTGGAAAATCCTGACGTGGTTGCGATATTCCCTCTGGATGCCCCTTTACCCGTTAGGCGCTCTCGCTGAGG CTGTGGCTATCGTACAGTCCGTTCCCATCTTTGACAAAAGCAGCTTGTTCAGCATTCCGCTGCCAAAAGCCATCGGCACATCCCTGAGGTTCGCCTACTTTCTGCGTGCGTACCTCGTGCTCATGTTTCTAG GACTTTTTGTGAACTTCCGTCATCTGTACAAGCAAAGGCAGAAGCGGTTCCGCACCAAGAAGAAGGCTCATTAA
- the hacd3 gene encoding very-long-chain (3R)-3-hydroxyacyl-CoA dehydratase isoform X5, whose amino-acid sequence MMALTPLVYWAQRHEEIYLRVELTDAQNIDAHVHENILHFQALGHGARGQNLYEFSMEFLLPVESQVAFKSTQRQVNITVMKKQRGWWERLTKQERKPLFLAPDFDRWLDESDAEMEIREKERRNKWKASRHNEKGFINLTTGFLFTYNLVQFLGFSWIFVNMTIRLLKFGEDSVYDTFHTISGVMFFCQILAAVEVLNAAFGLVRTGVIPTLIQVLGRNFVLFIIFGCLEEMQNKPVVFFVFYLWSAIEIFRNVMRLCFRYPFYMLGCFNTEWKILTWLRYSLWMPLYPLGALAEAVAIVQSVPIFDKSSLFSIPLPKAIGTSLRFAYFLRAYLVLMFLGLFVNFRHLYKQRQKRFRTKKKAH is encoded by the exons ATGATGGCATTGACACCTCTTGTTTACTGGGCTCAACGCCACGAAGAAATCTACCTCCGCGTGGAACTGACTGACGCTCAG AATATTGACGCCCATGTGCATGAAAACATCCTTCACTTTCAAG CTCTTGGCCACGGTGCGAGGGGTCAAAACCTGTACGAATTCAGCATGGAGTTTCTTTTACCTGTAGAATCACAG GTAGCTTTCAAGTCCACTCAACGGCAGGTGAACATCACTGTGATGAAAAAGCAGCGAGGCTGGTGGGAAAGGTTGACCAAGCAGGAACGCAAGCCACTTTTCTTGGCTCCCGACTTCGACCGCTGGCTTGACGAGTCGGACGCCGAGATGGAAATCAGGGAGAAG GAGAGAAGAAACAAGTGGAAAGCTTCACGGCACAACGAAAAAG GGTTCATCAATCTGACAACAGGATTTTTGTTTACCTACAACTTGGTGCAGTTTCTTGGCTTTTCCTGGATCTTTGTCAACATGACCATTCGCCTCCTTAAATTTGGTGAAG ATTCCGTCTACGACACATTTCACACCATATCTGGAGTCATGTTCTTCTGCCAAATTTTGGCAGCCGTCGAGGTCCTCAACGCCGCTTTTGGGCTGGTCAGAACGGGTGTGATCCCGACTCTTATACAG GTTTTGGGAAGGAATTTTGTCCTCTTTATCATATTTGGTTGCTTGGAAGAAATGCAGAATAAGCCGGTGGTATTCTTTGTTTTCTACCTGTGGAGTGCCATTGAAATATTCAG GAATgta ATGAGGCTTTGCTTCAGGTATCCATTCTACATGCTGGGATGCTTCAACACTGAGTGGAAAATCCTGACGTGGTTGCGATATTCCCTCTGGATGCCCCTTTACCCGTTAGGCGCTCTCGCTGAGG CTGTGGCTATCGTACAGTCCGTTCCCATCTTTGACAAAAGCAGCTTGTTCAGCATTCCGCTGCCAAAAGCCATCGGCACATCCCTGAGGTTCGCCTACTTTCTGCGTGCGTACCTCGTGCTCATGTTTCTAG GACTTTTTGTGAACTTCCGTCATCTGTACAAGCAAAGGCAGAAGCGGTTCCGCACCAAGAAGAAGGCTCATTAA
- the hacd3 gene encoding very-long-chain (3R)-3-hydroxyacyl-CoA dehydratase isoform X3 → MMALTPLVYWAQRHEEIYLRVELTDAQNIDAHVHENILHFQALGHGARGQNLYEFSMEFLLPVESQVAFKSTQRQVNITVMKKQRGWWERLTKQERKPLFLAPDFDRWLDESDAEMEIREKEERRNKWKASRHNEKGKCGEKFLHLLVAEVSPLRIVSAAVCVSGFINLTTGFLFTYNLVQFLGFSWIFVNMTIRLLKFGEDSVYDTFHTISGVMFFCQILAAVEVLNAAFGLVRTGVIPTLIQVLGRNFVLFIIFGCLEEMQNKPVVFFVFYLWSAIEIFRYPFYMLGCFNTEWKILTWLRYSLWMPLYPLGALAEAVAIVQSVPIFDKSSLFSIPLPKAIGTSLRFAYFLRAYLVLMFLGLFVNFRHLYKQRQKRFRTKKKAH, encoded by the exons ATGATGGCATTGACACCTCTTGTTTACTGGGCTCAACGCCACGAAGAAATCTACCTCCGCGTGGAACTGACTGACGCTCAG AATATTGACGCCCATGTGCATGAAAACATCCTTCACTTTCAAG CTCTTGGCCACGGTGCGAGGGGTCAAAACCTGTACGAATTCAGCATGGAGTTTCTTTTACCTGTAGAATCACAG GTAGCTTTCAAGTCCACTCAACGGCAGGTGAACATCACTGTGATGAAAAAGCAGCGAGGCTGGTGGGAAAGGTTGACCAAGCAGGAACGCAAGCCACTTTTCTTGGCTCCCGACTTCGACCGCTGGCTTGACGAGTCGGACGCCGAGATGGAAATCAGGGAGAAG GAGGAGAGAAGAAACAAGTGGAAAGCTTCACGGCACAACGAAAAAGGCAAGTGTGGAGAGAAGTTTCTCCATCTGCTAGTGGCTGAAGTTTCACCATTGCGAATAGTCTCTGCTGCTGTTTGTGTTTCAGGGTTCATCAATCTGACAACAGGATTTTTGTTTACCTACAACTTGGTGCAGTTTCTTGGCTTTTCCTGGATCTTTGTCAACATGACCATTCGCCTCCTTAAATTTGGTGAAG ATTCCGTCTACGACACATTTCACACCATATCTGGAGTCATGTTCTTCTGCCAAATTTTGGCAGCCGTCGAGGTCCTCAACGCCGCTTTTGGGCTGGTCAGAACGGGTGTGATCCCGACTCTTATACAG GTTTTGGGAAGGAATTTTGTCCTCTTTATCATATTTGGTTGCTTGGAAGAAATGCAGAATAAGCCGGTGGTATTCTTTGTTTTCTACCTGTGGAGTGCCATTGAAATATTCAG GTATCCATTCTACATGCTGGGATGCTTCAACACTGAGTGGAAAATCCTGACGTGGTTGCGATATTCCCTCTGGATGCCCCTTTACCCGTTAGGCGCTCTCGCTGAGG CTGTGGCTATCGTACAGTCCGTTCCCATCTTTGACAAAAGCAGCTTGTTCAGCATTCCGCTGCCAAAAGCCATCGGCACATCCCTGAGGTTCGCCTACTTTCTGCGTGCGTACCTCGTGCTCATGTTTCTAG GACTTTTTGTGAACTTCCGTCATCTGTACAAGCAAAGGCAGAAGCGGTTCCGCACCAAGAAGAAGGCTCATTAA